The Thermodesulfobacteriota bacterium genome includes a region encoding these proteins:
- a CDS encoding type II toxin-antitoxin system RelE/ParE family toxin yields MIKTFKCKETENLFNDLDVKRFRSISKIARIKLEVLNATVSLNSLRVPPGNRLEQLKGNRKGQHSIRINNQWRICFVWKDENVIEVEIVDYHKG; encoded by the coding sequence ATGATAAAAACTTTTAAATGCAAGGAAACGGAAAATCTTTTTAATGATTTAGATGTCAAAAGATTCAGAAGCATTTCCAAAATTGCACGAATAAAGCTTGAGGTTCTAAATGCGACCGTTTCATTAAACAGTTTGCGGGTTCCTCCGGGAAATCGACTTGAACAATTGAAAGGCAATAGAAAAGGTCAACATAGCATCAGAATTAATAATCAATGGCGTATTTGTTTCGTATGGAAGGATGAAAACGTCATAGAAGTAGAGATTGTTGATTATCATAAGGGGTAA